From a single Fusarium fujikuroi IMI 58289 draft genome, chromosome FFUJ_chr03 genomic region:
- a CDS encoding related to Sls2 protein, producing MLDTKASLPAEILVTILDYLPVADQLRFARASHRMRDMVYDDTRWVSRLKSMDCWDEVEARRRFEDAVRRRRESANAAAKQAKGLASPTQSTGTTLFDASLEEAKNRAVADIRDGFETMAVGASTNPAEDPAAYLDVFKKARSIRGGARHEYGKIYGALAPFYFDLVKARSHADPIVFQAFRDPEKQAQMLANLKRFAHSDWSTGCQEREEKLSSMMGIFESAVLREFEQGYEFWDVDGRMHRYAHVLHTLDGATGGIDLFVHKHPIFNDDELLVVNAMDCLNQATQDESIILEPSRLFFEKLLAKVNEQASVMQRIFPNPEHVFWIFVEKVREDIIMEYSTPLFDEAHERSMEAYLKAVSGVFEQTMLFFQSLTPPEGSKRDVKEMAKELSLRVFEPHLDLYLQAELDFFTNHADTEVASWEKKLSEQDSSLESFYMSNINRSADKKDFLSSFKKVVMMPVTVLPSFPMGSPFATSKPASSRPTSTVSKELNGSGTLTPQPSRPETPSLALDGQRTPLPAQAPTDELAAKAAIMASKLEGIKSLFSIEVALNLVHAAKTSLGRASVFISLGGQAGGEAREQCATIFVVLLRILGQKHVKTGFDMAVDHLSHYNPREVNDHNKAGVAPLVTFIELVNVGDLISQMIDVFYEQQLATPKIADRNDFLDPAGLAKKKFEQMLDESVAAGLNKGIDVLMDEVEYLQGTTQPPTDYNPIDPSTATSSSAFGSGFGGSSSTVEKPAVPAAEPDIGPTATAKRIVELVSSHTKMLVGTTDKSMLDVFNGEVGLRLFTAICKHLKRQRISTEGAITLIADMNIYYEYIRTLRNPDLLAYFAALRELSQIFLIDPRHAREMATVIADGDRFGGIFRAEEVYEYAQRRADWYQVRKSVERAMYGLECVLM from the exons ATGCTCGACACGAAAGCCAGTCTTCCAGCGG AGATACTGGTGACGATCCTCGATTATTTGCCAGTCGCCGATCAGCTGCGCTTTGCCCGCGCATCACACCGCATGCGAGATATGGTTTACGATGACACTAGATGGGTCTCGAGATTAAAGAGCATGGATTGTTGGGACGAAGTCGAGGCTCGTCGTCGATTCGAGGACGCAGTgcgacgaagacgagaaaGTGCAAATGCAGCTGCAAAACAAGCCAAAGGGCTTGCAAGCCCCACGCAATCTACAGGAACAACACTATTCGATGCCTCATTagaggaggccaagaaccGCGCCGTGGCAGATATTCGTGATGGTTTCGAGACGATGGCGGTGGGGGCTTCAACAAACCCCGCCGAAGACCCGGCAGCATATCTGGATGTCTTCAAAAAAGCAAGGAGCATTCGGGGTGGCGCGAGGCATGAGTATGGCAAGATATACGGCGCCTTGGCTCCCTTCTACTTTGATTTGGTGAAGGCAAGGTCGCATGCGGACCCTATCGTCTTCCAAGCGTTTCGCGACCCAGAGAAACAAGCGCAAATGCTCGCAAATCTTAAGAGATTCGCTCATAGCGATTGGTCAACTGGATGCCAGGAGCGAGAGGAGAAGCTCTCATCAATGATGGGGATCTTTGAGAGTGCTGTCCTACGGGAGTTTGAGCAAGGATACGAATTCTGGGACGTTGACGGACGAATGCATCGCTACGCACATGTCCTGCACACACTTGATGGCGCCACTGGAGGGATAGATCTCTTTGTGCATAAGCACCCTATTTTCAACGATGATGAGTTATTGGTGGTAAACGCGATGGACTGTCTCAACCAAGCGACACAGGACGAAAGCATCATACTCGAACCTTCACGGCTGTTCTTCGAAAAGTTGCTGGCCAAAGTCAATGAGCAGGCCTCAGTGATGCAACGCATCTTTCCTAATCCTGAACATGTATTCTGGATATTTGTGGAAAAGGTCAGGGAGGATATTATCATGGAGTATTCAACACCACTGTTCGACGAAGCGCATGAACGTAGTATGGAGGCTTATTTGAAAGCCGTGTCGGGCGTTTTTGAGCAGACGATGCTTTTCTTTCAGTCTCTTACACCCCCTGAAGGGTCCAAGCGGGATGTCAAAGAGATGGCAAAGGAGCTTTCACTGCGCGTCTTCGAGCCGCATTTAGACTTATACCTCCAAGCTGAGCTAGACTTCTTCACAAATCATGCTGACACAGAAGTGGCAAGctgggagaagaagctttctGAACAAGACTCGTCCCTGGAGTCGTTCTATATGTCGAACATCAATCGCTCAGCCGACAAGAAGGACTTTTTGAGCTCTTTCAAGAAGGTCGTTATGATGCCTGTTACTGTGCTACCCAGCTTTCCGATGGGATCTCCTTTCGCAACTAGCAAACCCGCATCATCGAGGCCTACATCAACAGTGTCAAAGGAGCTGAATGGCTCTGGGACACTTACACCGCAGCCCTCGCGACCTGAGACGCCCAGTCTGGCACTTGATGGCCAGAGGACGCCATTGCCTGCCCAGGCACCAACGGATGAGCTGGCAGCCAAGGCTGCAATCATGGCGTCGAAGCTTGAAGGTATCAAGTCGCTTTTTAGCATTGAGGTGGCGCTCAACCTGGTGCACGCTGCCAAAACCAGCCTGGGACGTGCTTCAGTTTTCATTAGTCTTGGTGGACAAGCTGGtggagaagctcgagagcAGTGTGCGACCATATTCGTGGTGTTACTGCGTATCTTGGGGCAGAAGCATGTCAAGACGGGCTTTGATATGGCTGTCGACCATCTGTCGCACTATAACCCGCGAGAGGTTAACGATCATAACAAAGCGGGCGTGGCACCGCTCGTCACTTTCATCGAGCTGGTCAACGTCGGCGACCTTATCTCACAGATGATTGACGTTTTCTATGAGCAGCAACTTGCCACCCCGAAAATTGCTGACCGCAACGATTTCTTGGACCCAGCGGGTCTGGCtaagaagaagtttgagcAAATGCTCGACGAGAGTGTTGCGGCCGGCCTAAACAAGGGTATCGATGTCCTGATGGACGAGGTTGAGTATCTTCAGGGCACAACCCAACCACCTACAGATTACAACCCAATTGATCCCTCAACGGCTACATCGTCCTCTGCATTTGGATCTGGATTTGGTGGCAGCTCTAGCACCGTCGAGAAGCCTGCTGTGCCTGCTGCAGAGCCTGATATTGGCCCCACAGCCACAGCAAAGCGCATTGTAGAGCTTGTCTCATCACACACAAAAATGCTTGTCGGTACAACAGATAAGTCGATGCTTGATGTGTTCAACGGCGAGGTTGGCCTTCGTCTTTTCACAGCGATCTGCAAACACCTCAAGCGACAACGTATCAGTACCGAGGGCGCGATTACTCTCATTGCTGATATGAATATCTATTATGAGTATATTCGAACGTTGCGTAACCCTGATCTGCTCGCATACTTTGCTGCTCTTCGTGAGCTTAGCCAGATTTTCTTGATTGACCCGCGACATGCGCGTGAGATGGCCACAGTTATCGCAGATGGCGATCGCTTTGGTGGCATTTTTCGAGCTGAAGAAGTCTACGAGTATGCGCAGAGAAGGGCGGATTGGTATCAAGTCCGAAAAAGTGTCGAGAGAGCAATGTATGGGCTTGAGTGTGTGCTTATGTGa
- a CDS encoding probable aspartate kinase, with product MGSLSHCNSPSLGWVVQKFGGTSVGKFPDKIATDIVRASLSQNRVIVVCSARSTGKKAEGTTSRLLAVYGKLRGVGAAMCVDEEQQNELVEQARGLMLDICNDHVFAAEAYIQDPSIRGKLIQTIKDECQELVEYIVAAKRFNLEINSRAKDRVISFGEKLSCRFMAALLQDKGVESEYVDLCDSFHYDASERLDDKFYRTASEAFTRKIAACESRVPVVTGFFGNVPGSLIDGDIGRGYTDLCAALCAVGVKAEELQVWKEVDGIFSADPSKVPTARLLSSITPSEAAELTFYGSEVIHHLTMDQVIRAEPPIPIRIKNVKNPRGNGTIVVPDRILSASHQLTRDSPKPQVEHKKPKRPTAVTIKDHISVINVHSNKRSISHGFFARVFSILDTYSISVDLISTSEVHVSMAIHSSSQQVEAFGKATKELAECGDVSVLNDMAILSLVGAEMKNMVGIAGRMFSTLGEHNVNLEMISQGASEINISCVISARDATRAMNVLHTHLFTFLE from the exons ATGGGAAGCCTCTCGCATTGTAATTCGCCGTCTCTCGGCTGGGTCGTTCAAAAATTCGGCGGCACAAGCGTGGGCAAGTTTCCGGACAAG ATTGCTACAGATATTGTCAG AGCCAGCTTGTCTCAAAACAGAGTCATCGTCGTTTGCTCTGCTAGAAGCACGGGCAAGAAAGCTGAAGGAACCACTAGTCG ACTACTCGCCGTCTATGGCAAGCTCCGAGGTGTCGGCGCCGCCATGTGCGTCGATGAGGAGCAGCAGAACGAATTGGTTGAGCAAGCTCGTGGATTGATGCTTGATATCTGCAACGATCACGTctttgctgctgaggcttaTATCCAAGATCCTTCTATACGTGGAAAACTCATTCAGACAATCAAGGATGAGTGTCAAGAGCTGGTCGAGTATATCGTCGCTGCGAAGCGATTTAACCTTGAGATCAACTCAAGAGCAAAGGATCGTGTTATCAGCTTCGGTGAGAAATTGAGCTGCCGTTTTATGGCGGCTCTTTTGCAGGATAAG GGCGTCGAGTCTGAATATGTCGACCTCTGCGATTCATTCCACTATGATGCTAGCGAGAGACTCGACGACAAGTTCTACCGCACTGCTTCAGAGGCTTTTACCCGCAAGATCGCCGCCTGTGAGAGCCGCGTCCCTGTCGTTACCGGTTTCTTTGGCAACGTTCCTGGCAGTCTCATCGATGGTGACATCGGCCGTGGCTACACTGATCTTTGTGCGGCCCTCTGTGCTGTAGgcgtcaaggctgaggaactCCAGGTCTGGAAGGAGGTTGATGGTATCTTTTCAGCCGATCCCTCCAAGGTGCCCACCGCACGCCTACTCTCGTCTATCACACCCTCCGAAGCAGCTGAGTTGACATTCTATGGCTCAGAGGTTATCCACCACCTCACTATGGACCAAGTGATCCGTGCTGAACCGCCGATCCCTATTCGCATCAAGAATGTCAAGAACCCTCGCGGCAATGGCACTATTGTCGTTCCTGACCGCATCCTCTCGGCCAGCCATCAACTTACACGGGACTCTCCCAAGCCTCAGGTAGAACACAAGAAGCCGAAGCGACCTACAGCCGTCACCATCAAGGACCACATCAGCGTGATCAATGTGCATTCGAATAAGAGATCGATTTCGCACGGGTTCTTCGCTCGCGTCTTTTCTATCCTGGACACTTACTCCATCTCGGTCGATCTTATCTCTACTTCTGAAGTTCACGTCTCTATGGCTATTCACTCGAGCAGTCAGCAGGTCGAGGCTTTTGGTAAAGCCACCAAAGAGCTTGCTGAGTGTGGTGATGTGAGCGTGCTCAATGACATGGCTATTCTGAGCTTGGTTGGtgctgagatgaagaacatGGTCGGTATTGCAGGCCGCATGTTTTCTACTCTGGGAGAACACAATGTCAACCTCGAAATGATCTCACAAG GTGCCAGTGAGATCAACATCTCTTGCGTGATAAGTGCACGGGATGCTACTCGGGCTATGAATGTGTTGCACACACATCTCTTCACATTCCTTGAGTGA